The DNA segment TCGGCACATGGAACTGTTTGGGTTTGTTTTTATTGTCATTACACTGTATGCCGGATTCGGGCTAGGTTGGGCCAAGCCGGTAATGGTGAATCCGCGATGGTTCCGCAGGCCAAAGCGCGACATGATGCTGGTTGCCTTGGCGGGGCCGGCCATGAACCTGGCTCAGGCGCTGGCGTTTGCGCTGGCCTTGCGGCTGTTATTTGTGGTCGCGCCGGTATTCTACGGACATGCCGCGCTTGCGGCGTTTATACTGAGGATTTGTGCAGCTGGAGTGATCCTGAACATCGCGTTGATGCTTTTCAACCTGCTGCCGATCTTTCCACTGGACGGCTCGAAGGTTGTCGCCGGCCTGATGCCGGATCGGATGTCGATGGCATGGACGGCCTTCGGCCAACGGTACGGTGCACTCTGTCTGATCGGACTATTCCTGCTCGGTGGGCGGCTTCTCGGCAACACGCTTGAGCCCGCAACATTTCATTTGGCACGCCTGCTGATGCCGGCAGGGCTCTTCTAGTCGGAGGTAGAGCGGTGGATCCGGATCATCCTGGCGCCGGTGGGCGCCGACGCCTTTTAAGCGGAATGCAGCCGACCGGTGAC comes from the Armatimonadota bacterium genome and includes:
- a CDS encoding site-2 protease family protein: MTFTGFAIGLIVIVLGLSLHEFGHALAADRLGDPGPRAAGRLTIRPDRHMELFGFVFIVITLYAGFGLGWAKPVMVNPRWFRRPKRDMMLVALAGPAMNLAQALAFALALRLLFVVAPVFYGHAALAAFILRICAAGVILNIALMLFNLLPIFPLDGSKVVAGLMPDRMSMAWTAFGQRYGALCLIGLFLLGGRLLGNTLEPATFHLARLLMPAGLF